One Balneola sp. DNA window includes the following coding sequences:
- a CDS encoding Holliday junction branch migration protein RuvA, whose translation MIAFLKGYIEEKKEGIVILDVQGVGYRVEISSITQEQLESAGSEVKLLTYHHITDSDERLFGFFSSDEKALFEKLITVKGVGPKLGLTILSGLPADQLIGAITGSDTATLSKVPGIGKKTAERIIVELKDKLAEYAASVGVTPTGSQEASVSGEAISALESLGFKKKESEQAVMKAMRDSGSDDSSVIIKKALASLNK comes from the coding sequence ATGATCGCATTTTTAAAAGGCTACATCGAAGAAAAAAAGGAAGGGATTGTGATTCTGGATGTGCAAGGTGTAGGATATCGGGTTGAGATTTCTTCTATCACACAAGAGCAACTCGAAAGCGCCGGTTCAGAAGTAAAGTTGCTTACTTATCACCACATTACCGATAGTGACGAGCGCCTGTTTGGCTTTTTCTCCTCTGATGAAAAGGCGTTGTTTGAAAAACTCATAACTGTAAAAGGAGTGGGGCCAAAATTAGGACTTACTATTTTATCCGGCCTTCCTGCTGATCAGTTGATTGGCGCCATCACCGGCTCTGATACGGCTACCTTATCTAAAGTGCCGGGCATTGGGAAGAAAACAGCTGAACGTATTATCGTAGAGCTGAAAGATAAGCTTGCTGAATATGCTGCATCTGTAGGTGTTACGCCAACCGGTTCTCAGGAAGCAAGCGTTTCCGGGGAAGCTATTTCTGCTCTGGAATCACTGGGGTTCAAGAAGAAAGAATCCGAGCAGGCAGTAATGAAAGCCATGAGAGATTCAGGAAGTGATGACTCTTCCGTTATCATTAAGAAGGCGCTAGCTAGCTTGAATAAATGA
- a CDS encoding crossover junction endodeoxyribonuclease RuvC — protein MPDIILGIDPGSRNTGYALLTEKGGKLIALRCDVIRLADIDDHAERLQVIFDRISGIIKSNQPTSCAVETPIYGVDPMAMLKLGRAQAAAMLAIKNSGRDVTEYFPKVVKKSITGNGNASKEQVAFMLNKMVKLPDEKLSNDATDALAVAWCHLMKGQGIPGSSPTKKTHQNNKKGDWASFVADNPDRIKGI, from the coding sequence ATGCCTGACATCATTCTCGGTATCGATCCTGGCTCCCGAAACACCGGCTATGCCCTGTTGACGGAAAAAGGCGGAAAGCTAATCGCATTACGGTGTGATGTTATCCGCCTTGCCGATATCGATGACCATGCTGAGCGGTTACAGGTTATTTTTGATCGGATTTCGGGTATCATTAAATCTAATCAGCCTACATCTTGTGCTGTTGAGACGCCTATTTATGGAGTCGATCCGATGGCCATGCTAAAGCTTGGGCGGGCACAGGCCGCTGCCATGCTGGCTATAAAAAACTCCGGCCGGGATGTGACCGAGTATTTTCCTAAGGTTGTGAAGAAGTCTATCACTGGAAACGGGAATGCCAGCAAAGAACAAGTCGCTTTTATGCTAAATAAAATGGTGAAGCTTCCTGATGAAAAGTTATCGAATGATGCCACAGATGCATTGGCTGTTGCCTGGTGTCACCTGATGAAAGGGCAGGGGATTCCCGGTTCATCTCCAACAAAGAAAACGCACCAGAATAACAAGAAGGGTGACTGGGCTAGTTTTGTGGCAGATAATCCTGACCGCATTAAGGGAATTTAG
- a CDS encoding enoyl-ACP reductase: MSDGYGLLKGKKGIIFGALDDRSIAWRIALACKREGADFVLSNAPVALRLGALDALGEETGAPIIPCDVTKDDEIEDLMAQTKEHLGGVDFILHAIGMSPNVRKKQEYTDLNYHWLQQTLDISAISLHRVLHHAEKAEILNDGGSVVALSYIGAQRIFSKYSDMNDAKALLESIARNYGSRLADRGIRVNTVSQAPTKTSAGTGIKGFDGMYTFADMIAPMGNPSADECADYCVTLFSDLTRKVTMQNLFHDGGFVNSGISEEMINDLAKVYGDKNEE; encoded by the coding sequence ATGAGTGACGGTTACGGATTACTAAAAGGAAAAAAAGGAATCATTTTTGGTGCGCTCGACGATCGCAGTATCGCCTGGAGAATAGCACTGGCTTGTAAAAGGGAAGGAGCTGACTTTGTGCTTTCTAACGCTCCTGTTGCCCTCCGCCTTGGTGCACTCGACGCCCTTGGTGAAGAAACAGGCGCCCCCATCATTCCTTGTGATGTAACAAAGGATGACGAGATTGAGGACTTAATGGCTCAGACAAAAGAGCATTTAGGTGGAGTCGACTTTATCCTTCACGCCATTGGGATGTCGCCGAATGTCCGCAAGAAGCAAGAATATACCGACCTCAACTACCACTGGCTGCAGCAAACACTGGATATTTCAGCGATTTCGTTGCACCGTGTTCTTCACCATGCTGAAAAAGCAGAAATCCTGAATGACGGCGGAAGTGTTGTGGCTCTTTCCTATATCGGAGCTCAGCGTATTTTCTCTAAATATTCAGACATGAATGACGCAAAGGCGCTGCTTGAAAGTATTGCTCGTAACTATGGCAGCCGATTAGCAGATCGTGGCATTCGTGTAAACACGGTTTCTCAGGCTCCAACGAAAACTTCTGCCGGAACGGGAATCAAAGGGTTTGATGGCATGTATACTTTTGCCGATATGATTGCTCCGATGGGAAATCCGTCTGCAGATGAATGTGCCGACTACTGCGTTACATTATTCTCTGACCTTACCCGAAAAGTGACTATGCAGAATCTCTTCCATGATGGTGGGTTTGTGAACTCCGGAATCTCTGAAGAAATGATTAACGACTTAGCGAAAGTTTACGGCGATAAAAACGAAGAATAA
- a CDS encoding XRE family transcriptional regulator: MNKSKNHILAKQLDRKFAQIDPLNTLEASKSGWVHQIRKALNMSLRQLGDRLGITPQSTKDLETREANGSVTLKTMEDFGRALELKFVYGFVPIDKNIEAMIEERAMAKAKEIVQRTSHSMRLEDQERSEEQQEQAIKERAQSIKNEMPRYLWD, translated from the coding sequence ATGAATAAATCGAAAAACCACATCCTCGCCAAACAGTTAGATCGTAAATTTGCTCAAATTGATCCTCTTAACACACTTGAGGCTTCAAAAAGTGGATGGGTGCATCAAATCCGAAAGGCGTTGAACATGTCTTTAAGGCAATTGGGTGATCGGCTGGGAATTACCCCACAGAGTACCAAAGACTTAGAGACCCGGGAAGCTAACGGCTCCGTCACTTTAAAGACCATGGAAGATTTTGGGCGTGCTCTTGAATTAAAATTTGTTTACGGTTTTGTCCCCATCGATAAGAATATTGAAGCCATGATTGAAGAGCGGGCAATGGCAAAGGCTAAAGAAATTGTACAGCGTACCTCTCACTCCATGAGATTAGAAGATCAGGAAAGATCTGAGGAACAACAGGAGCAAGCGATTAAGGAAAGAGCACAATCCATTAAAAATGAAATGCCGCGCTACCTATGGGATTAA
- a CDS encoding peptide chain release factor 3, which yields MSTATAESQITKEAKKRRTFAIISHPDAGKTTLTEKLLLYGGALHEAGSIRARKATRHAASDWMSIEQERGISVTSSVLRFEKDGIKYNLLDTPGHKDFSEDTLRTLVAADSGLMVIDVAKGVEEQTEKLFEVCKLREVPVITFVNKCDRPGMEPLEILSNIENKLGIEAVPASWPMGYGQKFQGIYDVINNEVHMYQKTDHGAKKAVTAVMSVEEAIEASSLSPVEKEAFQEEVMLIEDMYENMDREAYASGKVTPVFFGSALHNFGLDVFLTYFHQLAPHPQQYKTPEGLARDLNDGFSGFIFKMQANMNPDHRDCAAFIRVASGKFERGQQVTIAGLGKKIKMSTPHTLMGDDRQLMEDAYPGDIVSIFNPGSFRIGTTIFEKNEVKFDVIPLFTPEHFQKVATKDPFKRKQLREGLRQLSEEGVVHVFEVPNGVGNELLLGTVGVLQFEVVEHRMQSEYGVELIKTPVSYHCARWLPNNNDEVIEKLDASYSTHVTKDMEENPIVLFDSQYALSQGEEKVGTENLFKFKQG from the coding sequence ATGAGCACGGCCACAGCCGAATCACAAATTACCAAAGAGGCGAAGAAGAGACGTACCTTCGCAATTATTTCTCACCCGGATGCCGGGAAAACAACCCTCACTGAAAAGCTTCTTTTATATGGCGGAGCTTTGCATGAGGCTGGATCTATTCGTGCTCGAAAAGCAACACGTCATGCCGCATCTGACTGGATGTCTATAGAGCAGGAGCGTGGTATTTCTGTGACTTCTTCCGTACTTCGTTTTGAAAAAGATGGCATCAAATACAACCTATTGGATACTCCGGGTCACAAAGACTTTTCTGAAGATACGCTCCGAACTCTGGTAGCGGCTGACTCCGGCCTTATGGTTATTGACGTTGCCAAAGGCGTAGAGGAACAGACCGAAAAACTATTTGAAGTATGTAAGCTCCGTGAAGTTCCGGTTATCACCTTTGTGAATAAATGTGACCGCCCCGGCATGGAGCCACTCGAGATTCTAAGTAACATTGAGAATAAGCTAGGCATTGAAGCCGTACCGGCAAGCTGGCCGATGGGCTATGGCCAAAAATTTCAGGGTATCTATGATGTGATCAACAATGAAGTTCACATGTACCAAAAAACGGATCATGGTGCTAAAAAGGCCGTTACTGCCGTAATGAGTGTTGAAGAAGCCATCGAAGCCTCTTCTCTTTCCCCGGTCGAAAAAGAAGCCTTCCAGGAAGAGGTAATGCTGATTGAAGACATGTACGAAAACATGGATCGTGAAGCTTATGCTTCCGGAAAAGTAACTCCGGTATTTTTTGGCTCGGCGCTGCATAATTTTGGGCTGGATGTTTTTCTAACCTATTTCCACCAGTTGGCTCCGCATCCTCAACAGTACAAAACACCGGAAGGATTGGCTCGGGATTTAAATGATGGATTTTCCGGCTTCATCTTTAAGATGCAGGCCAACATGAATCCTGATCATAGAGATTGTGCAGCTTTCATCCGTGTGGCTTCAGGGAAGTTTGAACGAGGTCAACAGGTAACCATCGCTGGATTGGGTAAAAAAATCAAAATGTCTACTCCCCATACTTTAATGGGAGATGACCGCCAGCTTATGGAAGATGCTTACCCCGGTGATATCGTCTCGATTTTCAATCCCGGTTCATTCCGAATTGGAACTACGATTTTTGAGAAGAATGAAGTCAAATTCGATGTAATCCCTCTTTTTACGCCTGAGCATTTTCAGAAAGTAGCGACTAAAGATCCATTCAAAAGAAAACAGTTACGCGAAGGATTACGACAGCTTTCAGAGGAAGGTGTGGTTCATGTATTTGAAGTGCCAAATGGTGTTGGAAATGAGCTTCTCCTTGGTACAGTTGGGGTGTTGCAGTTTGAAGTTGTGGAACACCGCATGCAGTCAGAATATGGAGTGGAGTTAATTAAAACTCCGGTTTCTTATCACTGTGCCCGCTGGCTGCCCAACAATAATGATGAAGTTATTGAAAAGCTTGATGCCAGTTATTCCACCCACGTCACTAAGGATATGGAGGAAAACCCGATTGTACTTTTTGATTCCCAGTATGCGCTAAGCCAGGGGGAAGAGAAAGTCGGGACAGAGAATCTGTTTAAGTTCAAGCAAGGGTAA
- a CDS encoding DNA polymerase IV, with protein MESKFPIRKIIHVDMDAFYAAVEQRDNPDLRGKPVIVGGSPSGRGVVATASYEARKFGVHSAMPASQAIRLCPHGIFVKANFDAYKKASQQIREIFFDYTDLVEPLSMDEAFLDVTDNHKDIPSATLIAKEIREKIFEETQLTASAGIAHNKFLAKVASDINKPNGMALITPEKAEAFLEELNIKQFFGVGKATQKKMHAVGIKTGADLKEWSEIDLVKAFGKSGRFYYRIVRGIDNREVRPHRVRKSYGKERTFSDDIDSLEWINNFLDELAQTISEGMKKINAAGKTITLKVRYKNFDTITRSYSLPHYTNRYRDIMEVTRKLMEETEVGSRPVRLLGITLSNLNLNENTVFEQLELPL; from the coding sequence ATGGAATCAAAATTTCCCATTCGCAAAATTATCCATGTTGATATGGATGCGTTTTACGCAGCGGTAGAGCAGCGGGATAATCCTGATTTGCGAGGAAAACCTGTTATCGTTGGCGGCTCTCCCAGCGGGCGGGGTGTTGTAGCTACTGCAAGTTATGAGGCACGAAAATTTGGTGTCCATTCAGCCATGCCTGCTTCACAAGCTATCCGCTTATGTCCGCACGGTATTTTTGTAAAAGCGAATTTTGATGCTTACAAAAAAGCCTCCCAGCAAATCCGGGAAATATTTTTTGATTACACTGATTTGGTGGAACCTCTTTCTATGGATGAGGCCTTTCTGGATGTCACAGACAATCATAAAGATATTCCCTCGGCCACGCTTATTGCGAAAGAAATCAGAGAAAAAATATTTGAGGAAACGCAGCTTACTGCCTCGGCCGGTATTGCTCACAACAAGTTTTTAGCAAAGGTGGCTTCCGACATCAACAAACCGAATGGAATGGCGCTTATCACTCCGGAGAAAGCCGAGGCCTTTTTGGAAGAGCTCAACATCAAACAGTTTTTTGGTGTCGGGAAAGCTACTCAGAAAAAGATGCATGCGGTTGGCATTAAAACCGGAGCTGATTTAAAAGAATGGAGTGAAATTGACCTGGTGAAAGCCTTCGGGAAATCGGGGCGGTTCTACTATCGTATTGTGCGGGGAATTGATAATCGGGAAGTGAGGCCGCATCGCGTTCGAAAATCATATGGGAAAGAGCGGACCTTTTCTGATGACATCGATAGCCTGGAATGGATTAATAACTTTTTGGATGAATTAGCTCAAACCATTTCAGAAGGAATGAAGAAAATTAACGCTGCTGGAAAAACCATCACCCTGAAAGTTCGCTACAAAAATTTTGACACCATCACCCGCAGCTATTCTCTGCCTCACTATACAAATCGATATCGGGATATTATGGAAGTAACCCGTAAATTGATGGAAGAAACTGAAGTGGGGAGCCGGCCGGTTCGCCTTTTAGGTATCACCTTATCGAATTTGAACCTGAACGAAAACACGGTCTTTGAGCAGTTAGAACTTCCACTTTAA
- a CDS encoding glycosyl hydrolase, with protein sequence MKKLLSLFVSVFILTSISLAQIPDEIEIVDPPFWWVEMPVNELQIQLYGEDLGQYRASIDYPGVQITSQYAVDSPNYLFLYFDIDESAKAGSMPIKLKKGNKTITLNYELRTRESEEGRNLGFDSSDLVYLMMPDRFANGDPSNDTIEGMLESADRSNPERRQGGDIQGVIDHLDYIQDLGMTAIWFTPTFENDMTAEYGAYHGYAATDLYKVDRRFGSNELYKELVDAVHDRGMKVIMDMIHNHIGDQHWWMKDLPTKDWVHDFEEYGQTNYRGVIVGDPYASESDMDRLVKGWFVKEMPDLDQRNDLLADYLIQNTIWWIEYSGIDGIRMDTYVFPYKDYMARWAKEVLEAYPDFNIVGESWVENVIAESFWQYDEPGVEDGYDSHLPSVTDFPFSFAARDALNEGFGWNNGLTKLFYVFNQDMVYADPMKNVIFLDNHDMSRIYEHLGKNEAHFKMLYPFLLTARGIPVVYYGTELMMGHQNRGGDDEAWRQTMPGGWPDDSRSVFTEEGRTEKENEIMEWVSDWGKWRLGSPAAQYGELLHFVPYDGVYVYFRIHEEQTLMIVMNSNEGSVTMDADRYQEVLKNFSTGMDMISGNDVDVTNDFSVSGKTTAVFELR encoded by the coding sequence ATGAAGAAATTACTTAGCCTTTTTGTATCGGTATTCATTTTAACTTCTATTTCTCTCGCTCAGATACCTGATGAAATTGAAATTGTTGACCCTCCCTTTTGGTGGGTTGAAATGCCTGTCAACGAACTTCAGATTCAACTCTATGGAGAAGACTTAGGTCAGTATCGAGCTTCTATAGATTATCCGGGAGTTCAGATCACAAGTCAATACGCCGTAGATTCTCCCAATTATCTTTTTCTCTATTTTGATATTGACGAGTCTGCCAAGGCCGGCTCCATGCCCATCAAGCTCAAAAAGGGCAATAAAACTATCACCCTGAATTATGAATTAAGAACCCGGGAGTCTGAAGAAGGGCGCAATCTTGGATTCGATTCCTCTGACTTAGTTTACCTGATGATGCCGGACCGCTTTGCTAACGGAGACCCCTCAAACGATACCATTGAAGGAATGCTTGAGTCAGCTGACCGGTCCAATCCAGAACGCCGTCAGGGAGGGGATATACAGGGAGTGATCGATCATCTTGATTACATTCAGGATCTCGGAATGACCGCCATCTGGTTTACTCCTACCTTCGAAAATGATATGACCGCAGAATATGGTGCTTATCATGGATATGCTGCTACGGATTTGTATAAAGTTGATCGCCGGTTTGGATCTAATGAACTTTACAAAGAGTTGGTTGATGCCGTACACGATCGGGGAATGAAAGTCATCATGGATATGATACACAACCACATTGGCGACCAGCATTGGTGGATGAAAGACTTACCAACAAAAGATTGGGTTCATGATTTTGAGGAATATGGGCAAACCAATTATCGCGGAGTGATTGTGGGTGACCCGTATGCTTCCGAATCGGATATGGACCGCTTAGTAAAAGGCTGGTTTGTGAAAGAAATGCCTGATCTGGATCAGCGCAACGATCTGCTTGCTGACTATCTCATTCAAAATACCATTTGGTGGATTGAGTATTCTGGCATTGATGGAATTCGCATGGATACCTATGTATTTCCTTATAAAGATTACATGGCTCGTTGGGCGAAAGAGGTGCTGGAAGCTTATCCTGATTTCAATATTGTAGGAGAATCCTGGGTAGAGAATGTAATTGCAGAATCCTTCTGGCAATATGATGAACCGGGTGTTGAAGACGGCTATGATTCACACCTTCCAAGCGTTACCGACTTTCCTTTTTCTTTTGCCGCTCGTGATGCACTTAACGAAGGTTTTGGATGGAATAACGGGCTCACCAAACTTTTCTATGTATTCAATCAGGATATGGTTTATGCTGACCCTATGAAGAATGTGATCTTTTTAGATAACCATGATATGAGTCGTATCTATGAACATCTTGGAAAGAATGAAGCTCACTTTAAAATGCTTTATCCGTTTTTATTGACTGCCCGTGGCATTCCGGTTGTGTATTATGGAACCGAGCTTATGATGGGCCACCAAAATCGCGGAGGGGATGATGAAGCCTGGAGGCAAACAATGCCCGGTGGCTGGCCTGATGATAGCCGAAGCGTGTTCACTGAAGAAGGTCGCACGGAAAAGGAAAATGAAATTATGGAGTGGGTCAGTGATTGGGGGAAGTGGCGATTGGGTTCTCCGGCTGCTCAATATGGAGAACTGTTGCACTTCGTCCCTTATGATGGAGTTTACGTCTATTTCCGGATTCACGAAGAACAAACTCTGATGATTGTGATGAATTCCAATGAGGGTTCTGTTACTATGGATGCCGATCGTTATCAGGAAGTGCTTAAGAATTTCTCCACGGGAATGGATATGATTTCTGGTAATGATGTTGATGTAACTAACGACTTTAGCGTTAGTGGTAAGACGACTGCCGTTTTTGAGTTAAGGTGA
- a CDS encoding peptidase, which yields MIFRSKFLVLSLIILTTAFLGVSCSDNSTGSDGDDQILYSHVENPGASANDFLSNETFTSLEVEIDYMQGYEPNAEALDSLKAFFEQRLNKQSVTINTPTEIPAVGQSSYTADEVRDLEEEHRDEYTEGTTLKAYMIIVDGEYEQSNVLGIAYFNTSNAFFGATYDEVSGGLNQPSRRLTESISFRHEFGHLFGLVNIPGSGTEMQTNHQDTENGRHCDNDSCLMYYAMENAGVFGDFFGGEIAPLDANCIADLQANGGKSQ from the coding sequence ATGATATTTCGATCAAAGTTTTTAGTACTCAGTTTAATAATCTTGACCACGGCCTTTTTGGGAGTGAGTTGTTCAGATAATTCAACAGGATCTGACGGGGATGACCAAATTCTATATTCACATGTAGAAAACCCCGGCGCCTCAGCGAATGACTTTCTCTCTAATGAAACCTTTACAAGCCTCGAAGTAGAGATTGATTACATGCAGGGCTATGAACCAAATGCCGAGGCACTCGATAGCCTGAAAGCCTTTTTTGAACAAAGGCTAAACAAGCAGTCCGTAACCATTAATACGCCGACCGAGATTCCTGCTGTTGGTCAGTCATCTTACACTGCCGACGAAGTAAGAGATCTTGAGGAGGAACACCGTGACGAATACACAGAAGGAACCACACTTAAAGCTTATATGATTATTGTAGACGGTGAGTATGAACAGAGCAACGTGCTTGGGATTGCATACTTCAATACCTCAAATGCATTTTTTGGTGCAACGTATGACGAGGTAAGCGGCGGACTCAATCAGCCTTCCAGGCGGTTAACAGAGTCTATTTCTTTCCGGCATGAATTTGGTCACTTATTCGGGCTGGTAAATATTCCCGGATCAGGAACTGAAATGCAGACGAACCATCAGGATACCGAAAACGGAAGACACTGTGATAACGACAGCTGCTTGATGTACTACGCCATGGAAAATGCTGGCGTATTTGGTGATTTCTTTGGTGGAGAGATTGCTCCGCTGGATGCAAACTGCATTGCTGACCTTCAAGCTAATGGAGGAAAATCGCAGTAA
- a CDS encoding four helix bundle protein, translating into MNYSEWEKSVHPDIKNDVVWKMEGYKLALYLSDVSWFDSQKIIAERYYSLADQLYRSSGSVSANIVEGYSRISNKEKARFYEIALGSARETRDWYFKSRHLLSDETASKRIRLMTKIIKLLLSMINDRRKAHKL; encoded by the coding sequence ATGAACTATAGCGAATGGGAGAAATCTGTACATCCTGATATCAAAAATGATGTGGTTTGGAAAATGGAAGGCTACAAGTTGGCGCTATACTTGTCAGATGTAAGCTGGTTCGACTCACAAAAGATAATAGCTGAAAGGTATTATTCTTTAGCAGATCAGCTATACAGATCCTCAGGTTCTGTTAGTGCGAATATAGTAGAAGGGTATTCAAGAATTTCTAATAAGGAGAAGGCTCGCTTTTATGAAATTGCATTGGGTTCAGCAAGAGAAACAAGGGACTGGTACTTCAAAAGCAGACATCTTTTATCCGATGAGACAGCCTCTAAAAGAATTCGGCTGATGACGAAGATAATCAAGCTTTTATTGAGCATGATCAACGACAGAAGAAAAGCTCATAAGCTCTAA
- a CDS encoding cell filamentation protein Fic yields the protein MGLTFDYITNQDILTEEDQDGLLIPSISTLEELKEFEHLNIEKAVEWSLKRRFNLKTVFSEDFIKTLHKKMFSDVWKWAGTFRTTNTGSGVDKLEIHTELRSLIEDTLHWIINKTYDPDEIALRFQSRLVSIHCFPSGNSRHSRLIADIIITHIFKKPVFSWGRNLTADNKIIREKYAQAQQEAGHGDFSLLIEFARS from the coding sequence ATGGGATTAACCTTTGACTATATAACGAACCAAGACATTCTTACTGAAGAGGATCAGGATGGGTTACTCATTCCATCCATCTCAACTCTTGAAGAACTCAAAGAGTTTGAGCACCTGAATATCGAAAAGGCAGTGGAATGGTCTTTGAAAAGACGATTTAATCTAAAGACCGTTTTCTCTGAAGACTTCATTAAAACCCTTCACAAAAAAATGTTCAGTGATGTATGGAAATGGGCTGGAACATTTCGCACCACGAATACAGGCAGCGGGGTTGATAAACTTGAAATCCACACAGAACTTCGGTCACTTATAGAAGACACTCTTCATTGGATCATCAACAAAACGTATGATCCGGATGAAATAGCACTTCGGTTTCAAAGCAGACTGGTTTCCATTCATTGTTTCCCAAGTGGAAATAGCCGTCACTCCCGGTTGATAGCGGATATCATTATAACTCACATATTTAAGAAGCCTGTCTTCAGCTGGGGGCGCAACTTAACCGCCGATAATAAAATAATTAGAGAGAAATACGCTCAAGCTCAACAAGAGGCAGGTCATGGTGACTTCTCGTTGTTAATTGAATTTGCCCGGTCTTAG
- a CDS encoding mechanosensitive ion channel protein MscS, giving the protein MDSTSVAADTTLFNLSENAFFSDEFLALSLKVAVIVAIGLPVIIILRGWARSFISKKYATHYGMLAGKVVFYTGLVILVVTVMGQLGISLAPLLGAAGILGVALGFASQTSVSNIISGLFLIAEQPFKVDDIITVGTHSGFVLSIDMLSVKMRTFDNRFVRIPNEMIIKTEVINNTKFPIRRFNASISVAYKEDVARVREVLLDVAEKNQYALSEPEPIIVFDMFGASSIDLLLLVWAPKDEYILLKNSINEEVKARFDKEGIEIPFPHVSLYSGSESKSIPIEISDRNQLLSEKKDSGETKGEDKA; this is encoded by the coding sequence ATGGATTCAACGTCTGTTGCAGCCGATACAACCCTTTTTAACTTAAGTGAAAATGCGTTTTTCTCTGATGAATTTTTAGCCTTATCACTAAAAGTAGCAGTGATTGTTGCTATTGGTCTTCCTGTCATTATTATTTTGAGAGGCTGGGCACGCTCATTTATCTCTAAGAAATATGCCACGCATTATGGGATGCTGGCAGGTAAAGTGGTTTTCTACACAGGGTTGGTGATTTTAGTAGTTACGGTGATGGGGCAGTTGGGGATAAGCCTTGCGCCATTATTAGGGGCGGCAGGTATTTTAGGGGTGGCTCTTGGTTTTGCTTCTCAAACGAGCGTTTCAAACATTATAAGCGGATTGTTTTTAATTGCCGAACAGCCTTTTAAGGTTGATGATATCATTACTGTGGGAACTCATTCAGGGTTTGTTCTTTCTATCGACATGTTATCTGTAAAGATGCGAACCTTTGATAACCGCTTTGTTCGAATCCCCAACGAAATGATTATTAAAACGGAAGTCATCAACAATACTAAGTTCCCTATCCGGCGCTTTAATGCCAGTATTTCTGTGGCTTATAAAGAGGATGTTGCCAGAGTTAGGGAGGTGCTTCTTGATGTAGCAGAGAAAAACCAATATGCTCTTTCCGAACCGGAGCCGATCATTGTTTTTGATATGTTCGGTGCTTCCTCCATTGATCTGCTTCTCTTGGTGTGGGCACCAAAGGATGAATACATTTTGCTAAAAAACAGCATAAACGAAGAAGTAAAAGCCCGCTTCGATAAGGAGGGTATTGAGATTCCATTTCCACATGTATCTCTGTACAGCGGTTCTGAAAGTAAATCTATTCCGATTGAGATATCTGACAGGAACCAGCTGCTTTCCGAAAAGAAAGACTCTGGTGAAACTAAAGGCGAAGACAAAGCCTAA